A stretch of DNA from Lawsonibacter asaccharolyticus:
TGACCGCGGCTGTGTTAAGGTATTGCTCGAAAACAAAATAGGACAGACGAAGCGCGCAGGAAAACAGCTATGGCTTGCCGAAGGAGTAACACTCTCAGGTGTCCCTGCCGGGACGAGGACTGCGCGTGGATGTGACTCTGGAGAAGCTCGACGATCGGGTGCCGAAGGTGCAAGACGGAAGCGGGGACGCTTCCGCCAATCTCTCAGGCAAAAGGACAGAGACGATGAACTGCCCTGCCGCAGTCCAGGAACGGACCGCGGCGAGGGAGTTTTTCCTCGCCCTATGCGACGGACCGCGGAGCCTGCTCCCCGGTCCATTTTTTGTCCCAAAGGAGAGAGAAAACACTATGTTGGAATCCTTAGAAGCCACGCTCTATCCCATCGTTGTAAACATCAACAACTACCTGTCCAGCTACATCCTGGTCTTCCTACTCATTGCGGTGGGCCTGTGGTACTCCATCCGGACCCGCTTCGTTCAGGTGCGCTGCTTCGGCGAGGGCATGCGGAAGGTATTCGGCAACCTGACCCTGCGGGGCAAAAAGCATGCCAGCGGCATGAGCTCCTTCCAGGCCCTGGCCACCGCCATCGCCGCTCAGGTGGGCACCGGCAACATCGTGGGCTCCGCCGGAGCCATCCTCACCGGCGGACCGGGGGCCATCTTCTGGATGTGGATCATCGCCTTCTTCGGCATGGCCACCATCTACGCTGAGGCCACTCTGGCCATCAAGACCCGCAAGGTAGACCAGGAGGGCAATATTCACGGCGGACCGGTGTACTACATCACCACCGCCTTCCAGGGCGCTTTCGGCAAGTTCCTGGCTGGTTTCTTCGCCGTGGCCATCACCCTGGCCCTGGGCTTCATGGGCTGCATGGTCCAGTCCAACTCCATCGGCTCCACATTCCAGACCGCTTTCGGCGTCCCATCCTGGGTGGTGGGCATCGTGCTGGTGGTCATCTGCGCCATCATCTTCCTGGGCGGCGTACAGCGTCTGGCCTCTGTCACGGAGAAGATCGTCCCTGTCATGGCGGCCATCTTCCTGCTGGGCGGCCTGGTGGTGCTTATCGCCCGTATCCAGTACCTCCCTGCCACCATTGCCATGATCTTCCAGTACGCCTTCCAGCCCCAGGCCATCATCGGCGGCGGCTTCGGCGCCGCCCTGAAGACCGCTATCAGCCAGGGCGCCAAGCGGGGCCTGTTCTCCAACGAGGCCGGCATGGGCTCCACCCCTCATGCCCACGCCCAGGCCAATGTGACCGACCCCCACGATCAGGGCGTGGTGGCCATGGTCGGCGTGTTCATCGACACCTTCGTGGTCCTCACCCTGAACGCACTGGTCATCATTTCCACCCTTTACACCGCCGACGGCCCTCTGGCTAGCGGCTACGTGGGCGGGGTGACTGAGGTTCTGGACAAGACCAACCTGGCGCAGACCGCCTTCGGCACTGTGATGGGGGCCGGGCTGGGCGCCAAGTTCGTGGCCATCTGCCTGTTTTTCTTCGCCTTCTCCACCGTGCTGGGGTGGAACCTGTTTGGTAAGATCAACGTGATCTACCTGTTTGGAAAGAAGTCCCCTAAGCTGTGCACCACTATTTATACCGTGGTCGCCCTCATCTTCATTTTCCTGGGCACCACGATGTCCAACGACCTGGTATGGGAGCTGACCGATATGTTCAACAACCTGATGGTCATCCCCAACGCCATCGCCCTGTTTGCCCTGACCAGCGTGGTAGTCAGGGTGGCCCGGCGGGAGGACCCGGACAGCACCCCCCTGCGCCGGTGAGCCGGCGGCCGCAAGATACAGGAACTCCTTCCCTCGGCCCAGCTGATTTGTGGAAAAAGTAGAAACGGGGACCCGCCTCTTGACAGGAGGCGGGTCTCTGCTGTATTGTGGATGTGGATCATATGACTGACGGAAGTGGAGTGAAACCACAGGGAGTATGATCGTCACCATGCCGACCGTCTGGGCGCTGAAGGGGCCCGGAGGGGCGGCTTTTTTGCGCCCTTTTTTGCCACGCCATCACAGAAAAGCAAGGAGGAAACAGGATGACGGGATATATCCACTCCATGGAGAGCATGGGGCTGGTGGACGGTCCAGGGGTGCGCACAGTGGTCTTTCTCCAGGGCTGCCCCCTGCGGTGCCGCTACTGTCACAACCCCGACACCCAGTGCGGGGGCGGCCGGCCGGTGGAGGACGGCACGCTGGTCCGCAGGCTGCTGCGCTTCCGCAGTTACTTTGACCGCTCCGGCGGGGGCGTGACCTTCTCCGGCGGCGAGCCTCTGGCCCAGCCGGACTTTCTGCTGGCGTGCCTCAGGCGGCTGAAGGCGGAGGGTGTCCACACCTGTCTGGACACCTCGGGAGCCGGAAGGGGAATTTATGGGGAGATCCTGGCCCACACCGACCTGGTGCTCTATGATGTGAAGCACCATGAGCCGGCGGGCTACAAGGCAGTCACCGGCGGGGACATGGCCGCCACCCTGGACTTTGTAGAAGCAGTGCGCCGGGCGGGCACCCCCATGTGGGTCCGCCACGTGGTGGTCCCCGGCCTCACCGACAGCCGGGCCCACCTGGAGGGACTGCGGGCCTATGTGGACACCCTGCCCCATGTGGAGCGTGTAGAGCTGTTGCCCTTCCACAAGCTGGGGTCCCACAAGTATGAGGCTCTGGAACGGACCGACCCTCTGGCAGGTACACCCCCAATGGACCGGGATCTGTGCCGGCGGCTGGAGCGGGAATTTTTTGCTCCCTACACCACAACTGCGGAGAAAGGAAGAGCGGTATGAAGATGGAAAATCAGGCATGGAAGGGCTTTCATGGCGGCGAGTGGCAGCGCAGCATCGATGTGCGCTCCTTTATTCAGAAGAACTGGACCCCCTACGAGGGGGACGGCAGCTTTCTTACCGGCCCCACACGGCGCACCCGGGCGGTGTGGGAGCGGTGTGAGGACCTGCTGCGCCAGGAGCTGCGGAAGGGCGTGCTGGATGTGGAGACCCACATCGTCTCCGGAATCGACAGCTTTGCCCCCGGCTATATCGACCGGGAGAACGAGGTCATCGTGGGCCTTCAGACCGACGCGCCCCTCAAGCGCATCGTCAACCTGTACGGCGGAACCCGGATGGCCCGGTCCGCCTTGGAGCAGTACGGCTATCGCCTGGACCCGGAGATCGAGGACCACTTCTCCCAGTACCGCAAGACCCACAACGAGGGGGTCTTTGACGCTTACCCGGAGCGCACCCGGAAGGCCCGCCACGCCGGCCTGCTCACCGGCCTGCCGGACGCCTACGGCCGGGGGAGGATCATCGGGGACTACCGCCGGGTTGCCCTGTACGGCATCGACCGATTGGTGGAGGAAAAAAGACGGGACCTGGACGCCCTGGACGGCCCCATGGACGAGGAGCGCATCCGCCTGCGGGAGGAGGTCTCGGAGCAGATCCGGGCCCTGGAGGAGATGAAAAAGATGGCCGCACGGTATGGGGTGGACCTGTCCCGCCCCTCCGCCACTGCCCGGGAGGCGGTGCAGGCGGTCTACCTGGCCTATCTGGCAGGGATCAAGGAGAACAACGGGGCCGCCACCTCCCTGGGCCGCACCTCCACCTTCCTGGACATCTACCTTCAGCGGGACTTGGAGGCAGGGGTCATCACCGAGGAGGAGGCCCAGGAGCTGATCGACCAGTTCATCATCAAGCTGCGGCTGGTCCGCCACCTGCGTACGCCGGAGTACAACGAGCTCTTCGGCGGGGACCCCACCTGGGTCACCGAGGCCATCGGCGGCATGTCTATTGACGGGCGCACCCTGGTGACCCGAACCTCCTTCCGCTATCTCCACACCCTGGGCAACCTGGGCAGCGCCCCGGAGCCCAACCTCACCGTGCTGTGGTCGGAGCACCTCCCCGCCCCCTTCAAGGCCTTCTGTGCCAAAATGTCCATCCTCACCGACTCCATCCAATACGAAAATGACGACGTGATGCGCCCGGTGTATGGGGATGACTACGCCATCTCCTGCTGTGTGTCCGCCATGGCGGTGGGCAAACAGATGCAGTTCTTCGGCGCCCGGTGCAACATCGCCAAATGCCTGCTGTACGCCATCAACGGCGGCGTGGACGAGCGCACCGGTGAGACGGTGGTCCCCGGCATCCGTCCCATCCTGGACGAGGTGCTCTCCTATGAAGCGGTCCGGGCCAACTATGAGCAGGTGCTCTCCTATGCCGCGGAGCTGTATGCGGACACGGTGAACATCATCCACTACATGCACGACAAATACGCCTATGAAGCCAGCCAGATGGCCCTCCATGACACTCAGGTGGAGCGGCTCACCGCCTTCGGCATTGCCGGCCTCTCCGTGGCCGCCGACTCCCTTTCCGCCATCCGCTATGCCTCCGTCCGGCCGGTACGGAATGAGGCCGGGGTGGCGGTGGAATTTGAGACGGAGGGGGATTTCCCAAAATACGGAAACGACGACGACCGGGCGGATGACGAGGCGGTGTTCGTGGTGCGGACCTTCATCCGGGAACTGAAAAAACACCCCCTCTACCGGGGAGCGAAGCACACCCTGTCCGCCTTGACCATCACCTCCAACGTGATGTACGGGAAAAAGACAGGCTCCACCCCCGATGGGCGCAAGCTGGGAGAGCCCCTGGCCCCCGGCGCCAACCCCATGCACGGCCGGGACGAGAACGGGGCCCTGGCCAGCCTGAACTCGGTGGCCAAGATCCCCTATCGGAACGTGTGCCAGGACGGGGTCTCCAACACCTTCTCCATCGTTCCCCACGCCCTGGGGAGGGACCAGGGGGAGCGGGAGGCCAATCTGGTGGCCATTCTGGACGGCTACTTCTGCCAGGGGGCCCACCACCTGAACGTGAACGTGATGGACCGGGCCACCCTGGAGGACGCCATGGAACACCCGGAGAAATATCCCAGTCTCACCATCCGTGTCTCGGGCTACGCGGTCAACTTCAACCGCCTGTCCCGAGAGCAGCAGGAGGAGGTCATCAAGCGCACCTTCCACTGCGCCCTGTGAGCCAGAGAGCCCCGGCGGTGACACCGCCGGGGCTCAAGTACTTTTGAGCGGCCGCACAGGCCGCGCCGGAAAGATGCTTTGCAGAGGTCCATAGGAGGCGACCGCCCCACAGGGGCACAGGGGCCTGCAGGGTGATATTTCCTTCCGGCCCCTGTGCAGGGCGCCCGCTTCCGGCTGCGGGGCAGGTCCCGGGCAGCAGCACGCCGGAGCGCCCCATTGGGAAAAGCGCCCGCCCCGCCAGGAAAACGTGCCCTCTTTTCTCCCTTGTAACGGGTTGTCAGACGGAGGATTTTAGGATACAATAAAGTGCTAAGGTCTTTACATCTCGGCAAAGGAGGGGCACACCTATGGAGGTCACCCTGCGCACCTGTCAGAGCGTCCCGTTTTACGCCTGTGGCGGCTTTGATCCATCCGTCTGCGCCCATGGCTTCTCCACCCGGCTGGGCGGCGTCTCTCCCGCTCCCTGGGACAGCCTGAACCTGGGTGCTAACCGGGGGGACGCCCCGGAACGGGTGGCGGAGAATTTCCGCCGCTTCTGCTCTGCGGCGGGGGCCGACCCCGCCGCCCTGGTGAAGAACCATCAGGTCCACGGGGATCTGGTGCGGCCCGTCACCCGGAGAGATGTGATGTCCAGCTCCGCTGAGCCCGGCGTGTATGAGGCGGACGGCCTTATCACGGACGAGCCCGGCCTGTGCCTGACCATCTTTTCCGCCGACTGCATCCCCGTGCTGCTGCTGGACCCGGTGCGCCGCTGCGCTGCTGCTGTCCACGCCGGCTGGCGGGGGACCGCCCTGGGCATCGCAGCCCGGGCCGCCCTCCGGATGCGGGAGGACTACGGCTGCCGCCCGGAACATATCCGGGCCGCCATCGGGCCTGGGATCTCCCCCTGCTGCTTTTTGACCCGCGACGACGTGCCTGGTGCCCTCCGGGATGGGCTGGGCAGTCAGGCGGAGACCTGCATACGCCCGGCGGAGGACGGGCGCTGGCACGTGGACCTGAAGGGGGCCAACGCCCTCTGGCTCCGCCGTGCGGGGCTCTCACCGGAGCACATCGCCCTCTGCCCGGACTGCACCGCCTGCCGCACCGACCGCTTCTGGTCTCATCGGGTGATGGGGGAGCGGCGGGGCAGCATGGCCGCCATTATCCAACTTTTATGACTGTGAGGTTCCCCATGGGTCGTCGGCGTATTTTCCTGCTGCTTCTCAGCGCGGCGCTGGCCCTGTCCCTTGCCGGCTGCGGCCAGGCGGAGCCCCCTTCCGCCTCCGGCACGGACTTCTCCTCTGCGGCGAAGGAGGAGCAGGCCATCCCCGTCTCTATCCCCTTTACCCTCGCCTTTTACCCCGAGTACACGCTCCACCCCGCCCGGGCGGCCAACCGGGCAAATCTGACTCTGGGCTCCCTGCTCTATGAGGGGCTCTTCTCGGTGGACGCCTCTTTTCAGGCCCAGCCCCTGCTGTGCAGCGGTTACACCGTCAGCGAGGACGGGCTGACCTGGACCTTCACCCTGCGGGAGGGGATCACCTTTTCCGATGGCACCCCCCTGACGGGGACGGTTGCCGCCCAGGCCCTCCGGGACGCTATGGCGCCGGACTCCCACTACGCCCAGCGGCTGGGGGGCGTGCGGTCGGTGGCCGCCGGAGAGGGGACGGTGACCGTCACTCTTTCCACCCCCAACGGGGCGCTGCCGGTTCTGCTGGACATCCCCATTGCCCTGGGCGACGGGGACCGCCCCCTGGGGACCGGCCCCTATGTGCTGACGGAGGAGGCAACAGGGGAGACCATCCTCACTGCCCGCTCCGGCTGGTGGCAGGGCAGGTCCCTCCCATTCCAGACCATCCATTTAGCCTCGGTGGGGCAGGCGGACGACCTGATCTCCTCCTTTGACGCCGGGGACATCACCCTGCTGGATGCCGACCTCACTGGCACCAACAGCCTGGGCTACTCCGGCAGTTATGAGGCATGGGATTACAGCACCACCAATCTGATCTATCTGGGCTTCAACACCCAGCGGGGACCTTTCCGCTCCGCCCAGCTGCGGCGTGCCCTGTCCCGGGGCATCGACCGGCGATCCATTGCGGAGATCTCCTTTGCCCACCACGCCGTCCCCACAGCGCTGCCCATCCACCCTGACAGCCCGCTGTATCACCAACTGCTGTCAGACTCCGCGGACTACTCCCCCGACGATCTGGTGAAGGGTCTGGAAGGGCAGCAGCTGGGCAGCGACGGGCTGGTCTTTCTGGTGAACAGCGAGAACAGCAGCAAGGTGGCCGCCGCCCAGCGCATTGTGGACCAGCTCTCAGGGGCCGGAGTGTCCATCTCTCTGGAGCGCCTTTCCTGGACCGACTATCTGGCCGCCCTGGAGCGGGGGGACTTTGATCTGTATCTGGCGGAGGTGCGCCTCACCGCCGACTTCGATCTGACTCAGCTGGTGGGAACGAGGGGCGGCCTGAATTACGGCGGCTGGTCCGACCCGTCCACCGACGGCCTGCTATCCGCCTTCCGGGCCGCGGGCGCGGAGCTGCGCTCCTCTGCCGCCGCCTCACTGTGCTCCCACCTGATTCAGAACGCCCCCATCGTCCCCATCTGCTTCAAAAACGGCTCCGTGCTGACCCAATGGGGACGGCTGAGCGGACTGGACCCAGTGCGGGACAACGTGTTCCATGGGCTGGAGAACTGGGTCCTGGACCCCTGACCGCCCGCTCCAGCGTGGGAGGTCCACCGCCTTTCCCATCCTGAACTATCCACAAAGGTTTCCCTTGCGCGCCCCCGCTCCCCCGGGGGCGGGACACACAGACGGATCGAAACATAAAAAATAATATATATCTGGAGGAATGGACATGAGCGTACTGCGCTGTTATTCACAGAAAAAGACCGGATTCGATGTGGAGGCCCAGGGGCTGCTGGGTGCTCTGCGGGACCAGCTGGGCATCCGCGGCCTGGAGTCTGTGGTCATTCTGAACCGCTACGACGCCGACCAGATCGACCCCGCGATCTATGAGCAGGCCAAGGGCATCGTCTTCTCCGAGCCCCAGGTGGATGCGGTGTATGACGAGACTTTCCCCGTCCCCGAGTATCCCCACCGCATCCTGGCGGTGGAGGCCCTGCCGGGGCAGTTCGACCAGCGGGCCGACTCCGCCGCCCAGTGCATCCAGCTCATGGCCGGGGTGGACCGCCCCCTGATCGCCTACGCCAAGGTGTACCTGCTGGGCGGCCGGCTCACTGAGGAGGAGCTGGACAAGATCCGCCGCTACCTCATCAACCCGGTAGAGAGCCGGGAGGCCTCCATGGACAAGCCGGCCACCCTGGTCCGCACTCACGAGGCCCCCGACCGTGTGGCCGTGATCCAGGGCTTT
This window harbors:
- a CDS encoding transporter, translated to MLESLEATLYPIVVNINNYLSSYILVFLLIAVGLWYSIRTRFVQVRCFGEGMRKVFGNLTLRGKKHASGMSSFQALATAIAAQVGTGNIVGSAGAILTGGPGAIFWMWIIAFFGMATIYAEATLAIKTRKVDQEGNIHGGPVYYITTAFQGAFGKFLAGFFAVAITLALGFMGCMVQSNSIGSTFQTAFGVPSWVVGIVLVVICAIIFLGGVQRLASVTEKIVPVMAAIFLLGGLVVLIARIQYLPATIAMIFQYAFQPQAIIGGGFGAALKTAISQGAKRGLFSNEAGMGSTPHAHAQANVTDPHDQGVVAMVGVFIDTFVVLTLNALVIISTLYTADGPLASGYVGGVTEVLDKTNLAQTAFGTVMGAGLGAKFVAICLFFFAFSTVLGWNLFGKINVIYLFGKKSPKLCTTIYTVVALIFIFLGTTMSNDLVWELTDMFNNLMVIPNAIALFALTSVVVRVARREDPDSTPLRR
- a CDS encoding formate acetyltransferase Pfl, whose amino-acid sequence is MKMENQAWKGFHGGEWQRSIDVRSFIQKNWTPYEGDGSFLTGPTRRTRAVWERCEDLLRQELRKGVLDVETHIVSGIDSFAPGYIDRENEVIVGLQTDAPLKRIVNLYGGTRMARSALEQYGYRLDPEIEDHFSQYRKTHNEGVFDAYPERTRKARHAGLLTGLPDAYGRGRIIGDYRRVALYGIDRLVEEKRRDLDALDGPMDEERIRLREEVSEQIRALEEMKKMAARYGVDLSRPSATAREAVQAVYLAYLAGIKENNGAATSLGRTSTFLDIYLQRDLEAGVITEEEAQELIDQFIIKLRLVRHLRTPEYNELFGGDPTWVTEAIGGMSIDGRTLVTRTSFRYLHTLGNLGSAPEPNLTVLWSEHLPAPFKAFCAKMSILTDSIQYENDDVMRPVYGDDYAISCCVSAMAVGKQMQFFGARCNIAKCLLYAINGGVDERTGETVVPGIRPILDEVLSYEAVRANYEQVLSYAAELYADTVNIIHYMHDKYAYEASQMALHDTQVERLTAFGIAGLSVAADSLSAIRYASVRPVRNEAGVAVEFETEGDFPKYGNDDDRADDEAVFVVRTFIRELKKHPLYRGAKHTLSALTITSNVMYGKKTGSTPDGRKLGEPLAPGANPMHGRDENGALASLNSVAKIPYRNVCQDGVSNTFSIVPHALGRDQGEREANLVAILDGYFCQGAHHLNVNVMDRATLEDAMEHPEKYPSLTIRVSGYAVNFNRLSREQQEEVIKRTFHCAL